The Dehalobacter sp. DCM sequence AGCATAAATGAAAGAAAAGAGGTCACAGAACTACATTGTGTAGCTTTGTGACCCCATAATATCAATTGAGTCTTCAGCTGATTATTATGCCTCAGAAGGACTTTCCTTTTTAATCTCTTTGCTAGTCCGTTTCTTTATTTCGACAACAAGCTGGCTGGCAACAAAAATGGAGGAGTAGCATCCAAAGAATACACCAATCAGCATGACAAATGCAAATACTTTAGTGGAATCCCCGCCGAGGATATTAATCGCAAGCAACGCGATTAACACTGTCCCCACCGTTTTTAATGAACGGCCCATGGTCTGCCATACGGATTTATCGACCATGTCCTCAAAGCTGTCTCTCTTCTTCATGCGTTTTTCATTTTCACGGATACGGTCATAAATAACGACGGTATCATTAATCGAATAACCGAATACAGTGAGTATGGCAGCAATGAATGTGGCATCAACCTGCAATTGAAACAGTGAAACGATTCCTACCGTAATCACTATATCGTGCAAAAGGGCAATCACTGCCGAAACAGCATAGAGAAAACGGAAGCGGAAGGACACATAGAGCAGAATAAGCACGGCAGCTACCCCGAGGGCTTTGAGCGCATCCTGCTGCAACTCCGTACCAATGGCCGCTGCAACAAGATTCTCCTGCAGTGCTTGGCGGTCAAATGCACCGGCTTGTTTTTCAATCGCAGTCAGCAGCGCATCCCGTTTGTCCGGATCCAGTGTTTCCGTACGAATCAGGGCTGTTTTATCCCCATTGGATAACTGGACCGTCCCATCGATACCGAGGGAATCAACAGCCTTCTGGACATTAGACTGAGTCACTTGCTCATTGAACTGGATTGTAAACATCGATCCGCCAGTAAAATCAATCCCCAGATTCAATCCCTGCACAAACAAAGAGATAATCCCGGCAATAATCAGGACGAGGGATAAAGCAAACCAAATATACCGCCTTTTCACAATATTAAAATAGAAGCGGTGCTCTTTCTTCACATCGTCGTAACTGGCTTCGCTGGCAGCAGGCGTAGAATGAAGTGCCGTATTTTGGGCGAGAGCTTTGGGTTCTGCATACTTTGGCGGTTTTTTGCCCTTGTATTTATCAGCCACTTATTTTACCTCCTTTACGCCAAACAACCACTTGTTAAGACGCGGATTGATGCCGACGATCCAACGCATGATCCATCTTGTAAATGTGATTGCTGTAAACAGACTGGCCACAATACCGATAATCAAGGTTAGGGCAAAACCACGGATCGATGAGGAACCCAGCAGAAACAACGCTGCTGCGCCAAAAATAGTGGTGATATTTGAATCGAATACCGTCATAAACGCACGGCTGAATCCCGCATCGACGGCTGCTCTTAAAGATTTTCCCAGTTTAAGTTCTTCTTTAATCCGCTCATAAACAATAATGTTCAAGTCCACGGCCATCCCCAGGGATAGTACGAAACCGGCGATACCCGGCAATGTGAGTACGCTGCCAACCGCATACAATATCCAGAGCACGATCACCGAAAAAACAACGAGTGAAAAATCGGCAACCAAACCTGGTAAACGATAGAGGAAGAGCATAAATAAGAAAATGAAGATGATAGCAATTATACACGCATTCAAGCTCTTTTGAAGAGAATCCGCTCCCAAGCTGGCTCCAACCTGATACTTTTCCACAATGGACATACTGACCGGAAGTGCTCCGGAACGGAACATGACGGCAAACTGAGCTGCCTCTTCCAGTGAAGAATAATGGCTGATCTGTGCCTTACCACTGGTGATCGGTTCTTCAACTCCGGGATTCTGAATCATTTGTTCATCGAGGTAAATTCCGATACGTTGACCGACATACTGGGTGGTCAAATCCGCGAACTTTTCCGCCCCTGCGGCTGTGAAATCAAGTGAGACGACAAAATCCTGTACCCCGGTGGACGTATCGGTGCCGGCACGGGCATCCTTTAATTCAGATCCGTCCAAAACGATATTCCCCTGGGGGTCACGGAAAGTCAACTTAGCCGTTGTCTTTAAAACTTTGACCGCTTGGTCCGGATCACTGACTCCGGCAAGATCGATGATAATGCGTTTTTTATCATAATCTGTCTGAATATAAGGCTCAGAAACACCCAGCCCGTTAACGCGATTATCGATAACGGCTCTGGCTTTATCCATATCTTCGTTGGTTATAGCTGCACCGTCTTGTCCGGGTTCAGCCTGCAATACCAGATGAACTCCGCCGCGTAAGTCAAGTCCTAACGGAATTCCCTTTTCAGGATCCGTCAGAGGGTTAATTGACATGAAAACCACAACAGCGACGAGTATAACGGCGATTGCGAGTTTTAATATGTTTCCCCGTTTCATCCTTGTTCCTCCTAATAGAATTATGGGAGCAGCCCATACGAATTACATTATATCCCTTTTGGAATAAACGTGTCAATGAATTCAAAAAGCAAGTGTTGCTGCACTTGCTTTCGTCTGCTACCCGATGGAATCAAATTATCCATTTCATCTTTGTTCAGTCTCCTCATTGATGCAGGTGGAACTTGGTATTATTTTACTTCGGGCTCGACAACGTCTTCGACGTCGTTAACTGTTTCTTCGCTCTCTTCTTTTTGCTTCTTCTCAGCAACATCCTTGCCGCCTTCGGCATTTCGGATTGCTGATTTTAATATCTCAATCTCAACATTGTTGGCAATTTTTATGATAACCGTATCTTCTTTGATCTTCGTGATCGTTCCAAGGATACCACCAATGGTTGTAACTTTGGCTTTTGGTTTAATCGCCGCCATCAGTCTCTGACGTTCTTGCTTTTGTTTTCTGCTGGGCAGATAGAAAAGAAAAACAATCATGACAACGAAAAAGGCTAAATAAATGATCGTTGTAGTTTGGTTCATTCGTCCAGAATCCTCCTTAATAATAACTATAAAATAGTATTTCCTGCTTATCATAAACTTCTATGCTTAAGTACACCTTAGAGTTGGATAAGCTTGGCTTTTTTGATTATATCATCTTTATTGGTTTATTTCAGCAAAATTTCGGATTTATTTTCAAGAATCGTAGCCATAATCTGCAAAGAACTTGCTGCGGTATTCAGGTAAACCATCATTTTTGATCGCTGCTCTAATCTCAGCCATCATGTTCAATAGAAAGTGAAGGTTATGGATGGTCATCAGCCGGTGTCCAAAAATCTCATCGGCTTTAATCAGATGACGGACATAGGCTCGTGAATAATTTCGGCACGTGTAGCAATCGCACGAAGGGTCAATCGGTGTGAAATCGTCGGCATAGTGTGCATTGCGAACAACAACCTTACCAAAACGCGTCAGCGCTGTTCCGTTGCGCGCAATCCGAGACGGCAGCACACAATCAAACATATCAATGCCACGGATGACCCCTTCGATCAAATCATCCGGCGACCCGACTCCCATCAGGTACCGTGGTTTATCCTCCGGTAAGAGCGGTGCCGTATACTCCAGAACATCATACATCATGGGCTTAGGTTCACCGACACTCAGTCCGCCTATAGCATAACCCGGCAGGTCAAGTTCTGCCATCTCTAATGCGTTTTGCTTGCGTAAATCCTCATACATCCCTCCCTGAACGATACCAAAAAGCGCCTGTCTGTCCGTGGTGGTCAGTGCGGCCTTGCAGCGTTGAAGCCAGCGGAATGTCCGCTCGGCCGATTTCTGCGCGTATTCATGTGATGCAGGATACGGCGTGCATTCGTCAAACGCCATGACGATATCGGATCCGAGCGCCATTTGGATCTCTATTGCCTTTTCCGGACTTAAAAATTGTTTTGAACCGTCCAGGTGTGATCGAAATTCAACGCCTTCTTCTGTGATCTTACGCAAGTCACCCAGACTGAAAACTTGGAAACCGCCGCTGTCCGTAAGGATCGCACCATCCCAGTTCATAAAGTGATGAAGCCCGCCAGCCCGTTTAATCAAATCATGCCCGGGTCTCAGGAACAGATGATAGGTGTTGCTAAGAATAATGTTAGCTCCCATCGCCTTTAATTCTTCCGGACTCACCGCTTTGACTGTCGCCTGGGTGCCCACAGGCATAAACGCCGGTGTCTCAATGCTGCCGTGGGGTGTATGCACTTGGCCAAGACGCGCTTTTGTTTTCGTGTCCTTTTTTAGTATTTCCAATTTAACAGCTGCCAAAACATTCTTCCTCTCTTATTCAATCGCCTGTTTAATAGAGAAACATAGCGTCTCCAAAGCTATAAAATCGATATCTTTCTTGAATTGCCGTTTCATAAGCATCCTGAACCAACTCTCTGCCAGCGAAAGCACTGACCAACATGAGCAGTGTTGAACGCGGAAAATGGAAATTGGTGATCAGGGCATCGACGACCTTGAATGTGTAACCCGGATATATAAAGATATCTGTCCAGCCTTCTGCTGCCGACACAACATTATGCGTATCTGCGGAAGCTAATGCCGCCGCTGACTCCAATGTCCTGACAACGGTAGTTCCTACTGCGATGACCCGGCGACCTTCCCTTTTGGCTTGATTGATCCGGTCTGCCGTATCCGCCTCAATCCGGTAGTATTCCGAATGCATCACATGCTCCGTTACTTCTTCCGATTTAACCGGCCGAAACGTGCCCAATCCAACATGCAATAATACATCTAAGACCTCAACCCCTTTTTCCGTTAACCGCGTAAGGAGTTCTTCCGTAAAATGAAGTCCTGCAGTGGGTGCAGCGGCAGAACCATTTTCTCGGGCATATACCGTCTGATAGCGTTCCTTATTCTCCAGTTCAGCAGTAATATAAGGAGGCAGAGGCATTTCTCCCAGTTGATCCAGGACCTCTTCAAATAATCCGTCATAAGTAAATGCCATGATCCGATTCCCGTTATCCAGGACTTCCTGCAGAACACCCCGCAATAAACCCTCGCCAAAGACAACAACCTGTTCTGGTTTCAGCCTTTTTCCAGGTTTGACTAATACTTCCCATCGATCTTTTGTTAGTCTTTTCAGCAGAAGAACCTCGATTTTGGCACCAGTCCCTTCCTTAATCCCGATTAAACGGGCTGGAAGTACCCGCGTCCTATTCAGAACCAAGACATCCCCCCGATGTAAATACTGGTCAATCTCACGGAAAGAATGATGAAAAATTTCACCATGCGATTTATCCAAAACCATTAATCGCGATGAATCGCGAGGTTCAACAGGGTTTTGGGCAATAAGGTCTTCAGGCAATTCGTAATCAAAATCT is a genomic window containing:
- the tgt gene encoding tRNA guanosine(34) transglycosylase Tgt, which produces MAAVKLEILKKDTKTKARLGQVHTPHGSIETPAFMPVGTQATVKAVSPEELKAMGANIILSNTYHLFLRPGHDLIKRAGGLHHFMNWDGAILTDSGGFQVFSLGDLRKITEEGVEFRSHLDGSKQFLSPEKAIEIQMALGSDIVMAFDECTPYPASHEYAQKSAERTFRWLQRCKAALTTTDRQALFGIVQGGMYEDLRKQNALEMAELDLPGYAIGGLSVGEPKPMMYDVLEYTAPLLPEDKPRYLMGVGSPDDLIEGVIRGIDMFDCVLPSRIARNGTALTRFGKVVVRNAHYADDFTPIDPSCDCYTCRNYSRAYVRHLIKADEIFGHRLMTIHNLHFLLNMMAEIRAAIKNDGLPEYRSKFFADYGYDS
- the secF gene encoding protein translocase subunit SecF, translated to MADKYKGKKPPKYAEPKALAQNTALHSTPAASEASYDDVKKEHRFYFNIVKRRYIWFALSLVLIIAGIISLFVQGLNLGIDFTGGSMFTIQFNEQVTQSNVQKAVDSLGIDGTVQLSNGDKTALIRTETLDPDKRDALLTAIEKQAGAFDRQALQENLVAAAIGTELQQDALKALGVAAVLILLYVSFRFRFLYAVSAVIALLHDIVITVGIVSLFQLQVDATFIAAILTVFGYSINDTVVIYDRIRENEKRMKKRDSFEDMVDKSVWQTMGRSLKTVGTVLIALLAINILGGDSTKVFAFVMLIGVFFGCYSSIFVASQLVVEIKKRTSKEIKKESPSEA
- the yajC gene encoding preprotein translocase subunit YajC, coding for MNQTTTIIYLAFFVVMIVFLFYLPSRKQKQERQRLMAAIKPKAKVTTIGGILGTITKIKEDTVIIKIANNVEIEILKSAIRNAEGGKDVAEKKQKEESEETVNDVEDVVEPEVK
- the secD gene encoding protein translocase subunit SecD; translated protein: MKRGNILKLAIAVILVAVVVFMSINPLTDPEKGIPLGLDLRGGVHLVLQAEPGQDGAAITNEDMDKARAVIDNRVNGLGVSEPYIQTDYDKKRIIIDLAGVSDPDQAVKVLKTTAKLTFRDPQGNIVLDGSELKDARAGTDTSTGVQDFVVSLDFTAAGAEKFADLTTQYVGQRIGIYLDEQMIQNPGVEEPITSGKAQISHYSSLEEAAQFAVMFRSGALPVSMSIVEKYQVGASLGADSLQKSLNACIIAIIFIFLFMLFLYRLPGLVADFSLVVFSVIVLWILYAVGSVLTLPGIAGFVLSLGMAVDLNIIVYERIKEELKLGKSLRAAVDAGFSRAFMTVFDSNITTIFGAAALFLLGSSSIRGFALTLIIGIVASLFTAITFTRWIMRWIVGINPRLNKWLFGVKEVK
- the queA gene encoding tRNA preQ1(34) S-adenosylmethionine ribosyltransferase-isomerase QueA translates to MKLADFDYELPEDLIAQNPVEPRDSSRLMVLDKSHGEIFHHSFREIDQYLHRGDVLVLNRTRVLPARLIGIKEGTGAKIEVLLLKRLTKDRWEVLVKPGKRLKPEQVVVFGEGLLRGVLQEVLDNGNRIMAFTYDGLFEEVLDQLGEMPLPPYITAELENKERYQTVYARENGSAAAPTAGLHFTEELLTRLTEKGVEVLDVLLHVGLGTFRPVKSEEVTEHVMHSEYYRIEADTADRINQAKREGRRVIAVGTTVVRTLESAAALASADTHNVVSAAEGWTDIFIYPGYTFKVVDALITNFHFPRSTLLMLVSAFAGRELVQDAYETAIQERYRFYSFGDAMFLY